Within Psychrobacter sp. AH5, the genomic segment TCAACTTCAAGCCATTCTGGAATACCACGTTGTGACGCAAGCTCTATAGCGTTTTTGATACGTAGCTGTTCGCGAGATTTCTCTTGAATAGCGATGACATCACCATCTTGTAACTGGATTGATGGAATGTTCACTCGAACAAACTCATCACGACCCGCTTTTTTAAGCATAACAGTGCGATGGCTTACTAGCTGACGTGCTTCAGCGCGCGTTGAGCCAAAGCCCATGCGGTATACTACGTTATCTAAACGACTCTCAAGCATAGCTAGCAGGTTCTCACCAGTAGCGCCGCGCTTACGAGCCGCTTCTTTATAGTAGTTTGCAAACTGACGCTCAAGTACGCCATAGATGCGCTTAACTTTTTGTTTTTCACGCAGCTGTAGAGAATACTCCGAGCTCTTGTTACGGCTTACACCATGTTGACCAGGTGGACGAGCTGCTTTTTTGGTTTTTACATCATACGGCTTAACACCAGACTTAAGACCTAAGTCAGTGCCTTCGCGGCGTGATAATTTCAGTTTTGGTCCAATATAACGGGCCATTGTTATGTCTCCTATAAGCTCTTATAATAAAAAGCTTCGTCTTTAATATTAGACGCGGCGCTTTTTGGGCGCACGGCAACCATTGTGTGGGATTGGGGTTACATCAGAGATGCTATTAATTTTATAACCCAATGCACCAAGTGCTCTTACCGCAGACTCACGACCCGGTCCTGGTCCTTTGACCAAAACATCGACATTCTTAACACCATATTCTTGGGCCGCTTTACCAGCGACTTCAGCTGCAACCTGAGCAGCAAATGGTGTAGATTTACGTGAACCACGGAAGCCTTGTCCACCTGAAGTGGCCCAAGCCAAAGCATTACCTTGACGATCGGTAATCGTAACAATGGTGTTATTAAAAGACGCATGGATATGGGCTACGCCCTCCGATACTGAACGACGAGTCACCTTTTTGCGACTACGAGTGTCTTTTGCCATCTTTTAGCTTCCTAAGTTAATTATCTTTTGAGAGGGCGTGTTGGACCCTTACGCGTACGAGCGTTGTTCTTAGTATTCTGACCACGAACAGGCAGATTACGACGATGGCGGATGCCACGGTAACAACCAAGATCAACTAAACGCTTAATATTCATTGACACTTCACGACGAAGATCACCTTCCGTCATGTAGTTTGCTACTTGTGCGCGGATAGCATCTAACTGCGTATCATCTAACTGGCTAACTTTAGTAGT encodes:
- the rpsM gene encoding 30S ribosomal protein S13 gives rise to the protein MARIAGVNIPDNKHAVISLTYIFGVGRTTAQKILEAVGIAPTTKVSQLDDTQLDAIRAQVANYMTEGDLRREVSMNIKRLVDLGCYRGIRHRRNLPVRGQNTKNNARTRKGPTRPLKR
- the rpsD gene encoding 30S ribosomal protein S4 — translated: MARYIGPKLKLSRREGTDLGLKSGVKPYDVKTKKAARPPGQHGVSRNKSSEYSLQLREKQKVKRIYGVLERQFANYYKEAARKRGATGENLLAMLESRLDNVVYRMGFGSTRAEARQLVSHRTVMLKKAGRDEFVRVNIPSIQLQDGDVIAIQEKSREQLRIKNAIELASQRGIPEWLEVDNSKLQGTFKHAPDRIDLPAEINESLIVELYSK
- the rpsK gene encoding 30S ribosomal protein S11; its protein translation is MAKDTRSRKKVTRRSVSEGVAHIHASFNNTIVTITDRQGNALAWATSGGQGFRGSRKSTPFAAQVAAEVAGKAAQEYGVKNVDVLVKGPGPGRESAVRALGALGYKINSISDVTPIPHNGCRAPKKRRV